Genomic segment of Fischerella sp. PCC 9605:
GCTTCCTACTTCACGGTAAACCGATACACCGTGCCGAATTAGTTCACGATTCTGTTTTCAGCATCGTGGCTCATTACCAGCAGGAGTTTCGAGGAATCGTAGAGTACTATCGATTGGCTTATAACTTACACCAACTAAACCGTTTGAAATGGGTAATGGAACGGTCACTAGTTCAAACCCTCGCCCATAAACTGCGTATCAGCGTTAGAACGATATACCGTCACTATCAAACCACACTTCAAACTCGTAATGGTCTATGTGTTGGACTACAAGTAACGGTTGAACGTGGAGAAGGACAAAAGCCGTTGATAGCCAACTGGGGAGGAATCTCTCTTTCGAGAAATATGAAAGCAGTCCTCAACGATTCACCCTTACAAATCATAGGTCCGAGAACAGAACTCGAACGCCGATTGTTGGCTAACACCTGTGAACTTTGCGGTTCACAAGAAAATGTCCAGGTACATCATGTTCGAGCGCTGAAGGACTTACAAAAGAAAGGGAAAACCCCACCGCCTTACTGGGTTCAAATCATGGCAGCCCGACAACGTAAAACCTTAGTCGTATGTCAGCAATGCCACATGGATATCCATGCAGGACATATAACCCAAAGAACTACCATCGACATGGAAACACTGGAAAGCCAGGTACTCTGAAAAGCGTAAGCCCGGTTTGGGGAGGGGCGGACAGAAAAGTGCTTTAGTAACTCGCTGGTCGCCTACTCTACTTCCTAATCCTCCATCATGACATCCTGGTTATCCATAGATGCGAAAGCCTAATCAGGGATTGGTTGAAAGAAATAGGACTCGAACTAAAACCAAGTAAAACCCAGATAGTGCATACACTATCCAGGAAAACCTCGAAAATCAAAGTAGGGACACTCCCATCTGGTAAAACCTTTAACTACCGAGCACCTTCAAACACGATTAGTGATTTGAATTTCCTCGGATTCAACATAAGGCAACACGAGGTAGGGAAAACACACTCTGCCAAAGATTCTAAGGGTCGAACGCTTGGTTTCAAGACACTCATCAAACCCAGCAAAGAAGCAATACAGAGACACTATCAAGAAATCTGCAAGATTATTAACGCTCACAAGAGTGCCCCTCAAGAGGCATTGATAAATCACCTAAACCCTGTCATCAGAGGATGGGGAAATTATTACTCTACAGTGGTGAGCAAAGAAATATTCTCAGATTTAGACCGTCTAATACTCCAAAAGCTTCAAAGATGGGCAAAACGTCGACACCCTGGAAAATCCAAAACTTGGGTATCCAAGAAATACTGGGGAACCGTAGGAAACGATAACTGGGTATTCAGGACAAAACACGGATTGACCTTGCTAAAACATTCCGCAACAAAAATTATTAGGCATGTAAAAGTACAAGGAACAAATTCACCTTTTGATGGAAACCTAGTTTACTGGAGTCAAAGACAGGGTAAAAACCCCTTATTGCCTACAAGAGTAACGAATCTACTCAAGCAACAAGAAGGGAAATGCCCTCATTGCGAACTGTATTTCAGGGAAACCGATGTGATGGAAGTTGACCATATCATTCCCAAATCGCGCATGTGGAAAGGATGAGTACAAAAATCTACAACTACTTCACAGACACTGCCACGATGAGAAAACTGCTAAAGATAGCAAAAGGTATGCTTGCCTTGCATCAAGCCACTGAGGAGCCGTGTAAGGTGAAAGTCTTACGCACGGTTTTGGAGACCAACGGGTCTCGTGAGGGACTCGTTGAGTTTAATACAGCCGACCGATGGTGGCTACGGTTTATACTACACCAGTAGTATATGTAGCAGTAGCCACCGAACCAAGCTCTTGGGCAGGGTGCTCTTAGCACAGGGGAGGAAATTCCCCCTGCTAAGAGCTAAGAGCCTCTTCCTTGGCTACCAAAATCCCCCAGAAAATCACCCACCCCGTCGCAAAACGGCTGATACCAATTCTCCAAAATCAAACAACAGATGCAAACTCATCAAACCCAGACTTTGCTCGCTTGAATTTTGAATGCGTGACTTTTGAATGCGTTCAGGCGTGACTTCACCCCAAGGGGGTGCGTCATGCCGCCATCTCAAGACACTCTCGTTGCCAAACAATAATGGAAAGCCCTCCTACAAGTTCCACAACTGCCTTAAAGAATTTCTCGTTTGGCCTGTCTTCAAATGTTTTAAGGGTCGCCTGCTTCCATTGGGAGCAATACCATACCCAGCAAGGCTTATCGGCTGTCTCTTGTTGTGGTTCGTCTTTGGAAACTGTCGGCTCTGAGGCTCTAGCAGGACTAGCAGGACTAGCAGGACAAACAGAAGAAGTTTCCGAAACATTGTCTGGGTTAAAACGTTTAGACGCATAGCCGGGCTTGGCGGAGGGCGTCGCATATTGGCGCTTGGATAAGGCAGGCTTGAAGAAACCCTGCGATATGCCAACAGTACCAAGCGACCAACCATCAAAGCCTGCCTTATCCTTTTCTTCGCTTCGTGTAGACTTGCCCAGAGCTCCCTCACCAATAAATTGTGGAGCTAGTAGATTAGATAATAAGCCCGGCTCTTTTTTTTGGTTTAATGACTCGTCTGGCACTGCCGAAATTTCTTCAGGTGCTATGTTCTGGGGCTCTTTGTCGGATTTCAGCACTGCCTCGACATCTCGCTTCAACCATTGCTCAAATACTGCATCTCGACCATCACAAAGGGCGATCGCTTGTCCATTGTCGTCGAGCCGATACTTGGGTCGTTTTTTGCCGACTATCTCCACCTTTTCAAAGTCTGCCCCAGGAGTACCATAAATCCTTTCTTGACTGCCCCTACGCTCTTCCTTACATAAAAATGGCATCTTGTGTCCGATGAGATTAAGAATTCGCTGAGTGCATGTAATCGGGTCGTCAATTTTAGAGAAATCAATTCCTAAAATTAGCTTTAAATCATTAGCATTTCGTTTGCACTTATCAAAAATATCTAGAATTACAGGATGATTCTTGCTGAAATTCGTATGTTGGTAGAGCCGCTCGATTCCTAAAAAGATTAAAGCATCAATCTTTTTACCCAAAAGCCGCTTCGACGTATCCACCATGAAATAATCCCCTTCACTAATCAGTGATATCATGGTGGTGCTATCTTTTAGAGTTAGGAAATCTCGCCCCACATCAAAATAATAATGCAGTCTAATTTTTGAATACCAACCATCATCATCTTTGGCGACTAGTTCGGCATCTACAGGGATATTGTAAGTGCGTTCTAGTTGCGCTTTTCTTAGTTTTAATAATTCCGATTTAGTCCTTGTTTGTTGCTTGCTTAATACCTCATATTGCTTATCATCAATACTCTCGGAAGCTGAAACTTCTGATTTATATATTTGATATTGTTCGTCTCTGTTATCATCAATATCATGCTTTGTCGCTGAAACTTCCGATTCATTTGGTAATGAAATCAGCTTATTATCATTATCAAATGTATCTTCGTTCGCCTCCGATGATGATTTGATGATATGTCCCTCTGCTGCCAAATCTGCAATTATTGTAAGCGAGTAATTCCACATGCCCTGATTTATGATTGCTCCCAATTTCGCCCAAGTGGTTAGACAAATCGGCTCGAAATTACCATCAGCAGACTCTAATAACCCTGCTTCAACCAACTTCTTAATGTGGGCTTTATCTAATTTTCTCTGACTAGCAATTAGACCTTTATAGTTAGTAGATTTATCACCAACAAATCCCATGCCTACGGATTTGACCCATATATATCTGGGCACTCCTGGGCGATATCTAGAAAGGTGTTGGCGAACAGAATCAGCAGGAGAACTACCTTGAAATATACCCCAAACACCTTGGAAATGAACCTCTTCAATCGACACCCCAGTTTCAAGAGTTGGAGTACAAATTACTAAATCATAGTCAGCAATTATCTGATTTATATTGCTAGTGCAGCCATAAGCGGGGTGAGTTGGGTCAGCAACTGTTTCTGAGTCTATTCTCAGGATTCTAATGCCTGGTACTTCCTTTTTGTACCTTTCCTCCAACTGTCGGCAGTACTTCACTGATTCTTTTTGGTAATATGCTTCCAAACAGATACTTCCCCAGCGAGACTTAGCCTTTTGAGCAGAGACGCAAAGCAGATGTTTCTCGCCCCTCAACAGTCTTTGCTTGAGCGTGGCAACTAGTTTAGAAGGATTCTTGTCTTGGAAATGATAAGGGGATAAGGAGAAATTTCTCCCCCTGCTAAGAGCCCCCTTCCCCCTGCCTCTTCTACGCTGCTACCAACTCCCTACTTTCATCCGTTGGCTCATACTCCAAAAGCCGATTCCATTCTGTAGGTGTTAACTGGTCAAAAGGACGGTCTAGCAACTCTTCACAACAAACAGCTGACGCACTGGATAAGGACTAAGAACAGTAGATGTTGCTAGCCGTGTTGGTATAGCAGAATCTACTGTTCGCAACTGGGAGTATGGCAAAACTATTCCAAAGTTACGAATTGATCAGTTCAACGAACTTTTGAAACTGTACGAATGCACTTTTGATGAACTGATGGCAGCAGTCAAGGAGTCAACTTATGCTCTTGAATGAAAAAAGAGATTTTTCAGTTCATCTCAGCAAAAGCTAGAGGCTTCGTAAGCAGGTTTATATAAACTAAATCCTCAACTTAAAAATATGATTGTCGCTTCGCGCTGCAACACAACCAAAGCTTTCACTACTAACCGTCATTAAAGCGGCTTAACAATGAGCGCGATCGCCACTACCGAGTCGAGCGATCGCGGTCCGCTTGATTCCTCTTATGATGGCCTAATGTTAGGGTTGCTGTCACCAGGTGCCAAGTAGTAGATTCGCCAGAGTGCGATCGCAAAGCCTTTAACGATTTTGCGTCATTTCAGCCTTTAGCACTAACAGAAAAACTGTAAATTCAAACTCACCATTCGCGTAATCGAGAATAAGTTTGATGAAATAAGGGATAGCGTCCAAGCAGGCGATCGTTTTCAATAACCCTTGTGCCATAAAAAATGTTGTGTGTGATGTCACAGTCTGATGGTAAGTGTGAAGAATGACACATTTACCCCAAAAAATCATCTCAGAACGAATAGACGATGTTGTTTTGCTATTAGAGGTGATAAAAAAAATGGGATTGCCGGAAACGCTCAACCAATATTTGCCACGTCACTGGAAACAGGAAGGGCTTGACTGGGGATGGGTGGCTTGTATCTGGTTATCTTATATCATCTCACAAGGAGACCACCGGAAAGTGCGTGTTCGGGAATGGGTAGAACAGCGACGTTACACCAAGCGAGCAAGTGTGCTCAATCAACATTCGAGAAACCGACTTTACAGATGACCGTTTAGCCATACTCTTGAAGCGGTTAAGCGAAGCTCAAACTTGGGAACACATAGAACGCTTCCTTACCAAAACACTATTCGAGTCTATGAGTTATCAGTGGAGCAAGTGCGTTTAGATGCAACAACAATCATGATCACTGAGGGGGGTTTATTTCAATTTGGACACAGCAAGGATGACCCCAACCTACCGCAAGTCAAATTAATGATGGGAATGATAGACCCATTAGGGATGCCGCTTGTCATCGGTGGTAGTATCTGGAGAACAAGCAGATGATGGACTTTACATTCGGTGCCTATCAACAAATAGCAGCCACGCTGAACAAAAAAGGGTTGTTGTTTGTTGGGGACTGTAAAATGAGTTCACTATCAACACGCTGCAACATAAATATTCAGGGAGATTACTACCGGGAGCCCATTATCCTTGGTGGGTAAAACATTTCCTAGCTTTACTTTTCTTTACATAGTTCGGTTTATTCGCACCGACTTACTTAGCACTTGTTGTTTACCATAACCAACTGCTAAAAATTCCTCAATTTCATCATCTTTAACCCAACCCCGTGCTTGAATCATTCGTTGCCTAAAACGGCGTAGTGCTTGTAATTTTGGATCTGCGAGTGGGATACCATCACGTAACGCTTGAATATCTTCACTC
This window contains:
- a CDS encoding HNH endonuclease signature motif containing protein, with the protein product MTISFPNRACGKDEYKNLQLLHRHCHDEKTAKDSKRYACLASSH
- a CDS encoding group II intron maturase-specific domain-containing protein, with amino-acid sequence MHTLSRKTSKIKVGTLPSGKTFNYRAPSNTISDLNFLGFNIRQHEVGKTHSAKDSKGRTLGFKTLIKPSKEAIQRHYQEICKIINAHKSAPQEALINHLNPVIRGWGNYYSTVVSKEIFSDLDRLILQKLQRWAKRRHPGKSKTWVSKKYWGTVGNDNWVFRTKHGLTLLKHSATKIIRHVKVQGTNSPFDGNLVYWSQRQGKNPLLPTRVTNLLKQQEGKCPHCELYFRETDVMEVDHIIPKSRMWKG